The window AATTGAATATGAACTGACTAAAACCTTAGGTGACGTTGGAAAGAAAATCCACACCGCACGTTCTAGAAACGATCAGGTTTTAGTAGCGCTTCAATTGTACTATAAAGAGAATTTAAAAGAAATTAACGCGAAAACAAAAACGTTTTTTGAAACACTTTTAGGTTTAGCAGAAACGCATAAAGAAGCTTTGCTTCCTGGTTACACGCATTTACAAGTGGCTATGCCATCCTCCTTCGGGTTATGGTTTTCTGCTTATGCTGAGGTTTTGATTGATGATGTGTATTTGCTAAATGCGGCCTTAAAAACTGTAGATCAAAATCCGTTAGGTTCTGCGGCTGGTTACGGAAGTTCTTTTCCTATTGATAGAGATTTAACTACACGGGAATTGGGTTTTTCGACTTTAAAATATAATGTGGTTGCAGCACAAATGAGTAGAGGAAAAAGCGAGCGTACCATTGCTTTAGCTTTAGGTAGTTTGTGTAATACCTTGGCGCGTTTTGCAATGGATATTTGTGTGTATAATAGTCAGAATTTTGGCTTCATCGCTTTTCCAGATGAATTAACTACAGGAAGTAGTATTATGCCACATAAAAAGAATCCAGATGTGTTTGAATTAATCCGTGGAAAAGCAAATAAAATACAAGCTTTACATACCGAAATGGTTTTAATCACGAACAATTTACCAAGTGGGTATCACAGAGATTTTCAACTATTAAAAGAAAATATCATTGCGGCAATTGAAGATGTAAAAGATTTGTTAGATATTTTTAATTATGCCATTCAGCAAGTCATCGTAAAGCATATCGATTTAAACGATTCGAAATACCAATACCTATTTACGGTAGATAATATTAATACCTTGGTTGTAGAAGGGATGCCGTTTAGAGAAGCTTATCAAAAAATTGGTGGTGAAGTGGAGAATGGGACCTATGTGCCAGATACTTCAAAAAAACATAGCCATGTTGGCAGTATTGGTAATTTGTGTTTGGATGGGATTAGAGGTAAATATCCAAAATAAAATGATTATTTCATCTGCGTAGGTTTTGAAATCTTGTAGCATGAATCTATAAAAAAAGCACCTTGAAAAAGGTGCTTTTTTTATTTCTAAGATTCCTGCTTTCGCAGGAATTTGTTAAACTCTAGGTAAATCACTATCATCTTTTAAAGGCAAACAAGATTCTCCCATTAAATAGGTGTCTATATGATAGGCTGCTTGTCTTCCTTCAGAAATAGCCCAAACAATTAACGATTGTCCGCGACGCATATCTCCAGCGGCAAAAACTCCTGGAACATTCGTTTTGTAATCTTTTGTTGTAGCTTCAATGTTGGTTCTAAAATCCATTTTTAAACCAAATTGGTCTGCTAGCGTTTTTTCAGCTCCTGTAAATCCAAGTGCTAATAATGCTAAGTCGCATTTCCATTCTTTTTCAGTATTTGGTACTTCTTTAAGTTGTGGTCTTTCTCCAGGTGTGAAAATCCATTCTACTTCTATGGTTTTCAATCCGGTTAAATTTCCTTTTTTGTCTCCAATAAATTCTTTGGTAGAAATACTAAAAAAACGTTCTACGCCTTCTTGGTGCGATGAAGTTGTTTTTAGCTTCATTGGCCAATATGGCCAAGGTTGGTTTGCTGGTCTACCTATAGAAGGTTTACTTAAGATTTCGAAATTAGTAACCGATTTTGCATGATGACGATTGGAAGTT is drawn from Lacinutrix sp. WUR7 and contains these coding sequences:
- the argH gene encoding argininosuccinate lyase, with protein sequence MKLWDKGISIDKKIEQFTVGNDREIDMHIAKYDVQASLAHAIMLESIGIISSEELQQLKNGLHAIAETIENGTFVIEESFEDVHSKIEYELTKTLGDVGKKIHTARSRNDQVLVALQLYYKENLKEINAKTKTFFETLLGLAETHKEALLPGYTHLQVAMPSSFGLWFSAYAEVLIDDVYLLNAALKTVDQNPLGSAAGYGSSFPIDRDLTTRELGFSTLKYNVVAAQMSRGKSERTIALALGSLCNTLARFAMDICVYNSQNFGFIAFPDELTTGSSIMPHKKNPDVFELIRGKANKIQALHTEMVLITNNLPSGYHRDFQLLKENIIAAIEDVKDLLDIFNYAIQQVIVKHIDLNDSKYQYLFTVDNINTLVVEGMPFREAYQKIGGEVENGTYVPDTSKKHSHVGSIGNLCLDGIRGKYPK